The Pseudomonadota bacterium genome has a window encoding:
- a CDS encoding type II toxin-antitoxin system VapC family toxin encodes MVASANTIWVSELVRLEFLSALFRRFRNKEINENMLNKAIAGFFEELNAFNMEPLRRVVLEEAESLVKKFGSQPGLRTLDALHLATFVLIAEKGWVFVAAHETLCEVARLLGYKTINPLSIMKLLIKLLC; translated from the coding sequence ATAGTTGCTTCTGCAAATACGATATGGGTTTCTGAGTTGGTAAGGCTGGAATTCCTCAGTGCTTTATTCAGGAGATTCAGGAATAAGGAAATTAATGAAAATATGCTTAATAAGGCAATTGCCGGTTTTTTTGAAGAACTGAATGCCTTTAATATGGAACCATTGAGGAGAGTTGTCTTGGAAGAAGCCGAATCGTTGGTGAAAAAATTCGGTTCTCAGCCAGGCCTTAGAACTCTTGATGCATTGCATCTTGCAACATTTGTGCTCATTGCAGAGAAAGGCTGGGTTTTTGTAGCCGCTCATGAAACTCTTTGTGAAGTCGCCCGATTGCTTGGATATAAAACAATAAACCCCCTTAGTATAATGAAATTGCTTATAAAGCTATTGTGCTAA
- a CDS encoding BrxE family protein, whose translation MTFDSDKLTKIIDQTVLLRLTVGYLGQRKQSGRWDCDFLDATGIRFLEATFPRTAWAAALRSTTEAACTVHDQALGRVGNSHLFRLPPALEEQDLLKI comes from the coding sequence ATGACATTTGATTCAGACAAGTTAACCAAAATAATTGATCAAACGGTGCTACTAAGGTTGACTGTCGGGTACCTGGGTCAGCGCAAGCAATCCGGACGGTGGGACTGTGATTTTCTCGACGCTACAGGCATACGTTTTCTCGAAGCCACCTTTCCACGGACAGCATGGGCAGCCGCTCTACGATCAACAACGGAAGCGGCTTGCACCGTTCACGATCAAGCCCTGGGACGCGTCGGAAATTCTCACTTGTTCCGGTTACCACCAGCCTTGGAAGAACAAGATTTACTAAAAATATAG